The following proteins are encoded in a genomic region of Deltaproteobacteria bacterium:
- the gatB gene encoding Asp-tRNA(Asn)/Glu-tRNA(Gln) amidotransferase subunit GatB codes for MSYETVIGLEVHAQLLTATKIFCACSTRFGAAPNENSCPVCLGQPGALPVLNKKVVDYAIRAGLAIGCTIAKKSIFARKNYFYPDLPKGYQISQYELPICTGGAISITVNGEKKTIRLTRIHMEEDAGKLLHEHPTTRSKEASWVDLNRAGVPLIEIVSEPDLRSAEEAVAYLKTLRSILMYLDICDGNMEEGSLRCDANISLKPSGAEKLGTKVEIKNMNSFRHIEKAIAYEVQRQEEALQEGGKIVQETRLWNPEKEVTVPMRSKEEAHDYRYFPDPDLLPLLIEDSWVTAMHQHLPELPTAKRDRFISEHQLSPVDAETLTSSRDLANYYEACVKVYPDAKKVSNWILTELLRELNNSGRSIKQCPIKPERLAGLLQLIDQGTISGKIAKTVFLEMYKTGEPADKIVSRQGLTQVSDTGALEKMIETIIAANPKETERYRAGNEKLIAFFVGQVMKETQGKANPQLINEILRKKLKP; via the coding sequence ATGAGTTATGAAACAGTCATCGGCCTTGAGGTGCATGCCCAGCTGTTGACGGCGACTAAGATTTTTTGTGCCTGCTCGACCCGATTCGGCGCCGCCCCGAATGAAAACAGTTGTCCGGTCTGTCTGGGACAGCCGGGCGCCTTGCCGGTCTTGAATAAGAAGGTGGTCGACTATGCGATACGGGCCGGACTGGCAATCGGCTGTACCATTGCCAAAAAAAGCATCTTCGCCCGTAAAAACTATTTCTACCCCGACCTCCCGAAGGGGTATCAAATCTCGCAGTATGAACTGCCGATCTGCACCGGTGGTGCCATCAGCATCACCGTCAACGGAGAGAAAAAAACGATCCGTCTGACACGAATCCATATGGAAGAGGATGCCGGGAAACTCCTGCATGAACACCCGACGACCCGGTCCAAGGAGGCCTCGTGGGTGGATCTGAACCGGGCCGGTGTCCCGCTGATAGAGATTGTCTCGGAACCGGACCTCCGGTCGGCGGAGGAGGCGGTCGCCTACCTGAAAACACTCCGGTCGATCCTGATGTACCTCGATATCTGTGACGGCAACATGGAGGAAGGATCGCTCCGTTGTGACGCCAATATCTCGCTCAAACCCTCGGGTGCTGAAAAATTGGGGACTAAGGTTGAGATTAAAAATATGAATTCGTTCCGTCATATTGAAAAGGCGATCGCCTATGAGGTCCAAAGGCAGGAGGAGGCGCTCCAGGAAGGGGGAAAAATTGTGCAAGAGACAAGGCTCTGGAACCCGGAAAAAGAGGTGACGGTGCCGATGCGAAGCAAGGAAGAGGCGCACGATTACCGTTATTTCCCGGATCCGGATCTTTTGCCGTTATTGATTGAAGACAGTTGGGTCACCGCCATGCACCAGCACTTACCGGAACTGCCGACCGCCAAAAGGGATCGTTTTATTTCAGAGCACCAACTCTCCCCAGTCGATGCCGAGACGCTGACAAGTTCAAGAGACCTCGCCAACTATTATGAGGCCTGTGTCAAAGTTTACCCTGATGCTAAAAAAGTTTCGAATTGGATCCTCACAGAACTACTGAGGGAACTCAATAATTCAGGGAGATCGATAAAGCAGTGTCCAATCAAACCTGAACGATTGGCTGGACTTCTCCAATTAATCGACCAGGGAACGATCAGCGGCAAGATCGCCAAGACCGTTTTTCTGGAGATGTACAAAACAGGAGAGCCCGCCGACAAGATTGTCTCCCGACAAGGGCTGACTCAGGTCAGTGATACCGGTGCCCTTGAAAAAATGATTGAAACCATCATCGCCGCCAACCCGAAGGAAACGGAACGGTATCGGGCCGGCAACGAAAAACTGATTGCCTTTTTCGTCGGGCAGGTGATGAAAGAGACTCAAGGGAAGGCAAACCCGCAATTGATTAACGAAATTTTAAGGAAGAAATTAAAACCATGA
- the gatA gene encoding Asp-tRNA(Asn)/Glu-tRNA(Gln) amidotransferase subunit GatA: MTLHSLTLHEIHEKLRKREVSSVELTQAVLKQIAKTEDKIHAFITLTEELALAQAKQADDLIQKNKGASPNNFAPLTGIPIALKDIFLMKGTRTTCGSRILSNYVAPYTATSVDNLLKDHAVIIGKLNMDEFAMGSSNETSHFGICHNPWDLKRIPGGSSGGSAAAVAAGDCFGATGTDTGGSIRLPAAFCNLVGIKPTYGRVSRYGVIAFASSLDQVGPLAKDVTDCAILLKALAGHDPRDSTSLNLPVPDYTASLTKDVRGMTIGIPKEYFVEGLDPEIEKAVRTAIDHYQKLGAKIIKVSLPHTTCAVPTYYILAPAEASSNLARYDGIRYGFRHPEARTLLELYTKSRTEGFGPEVKRRIMLGTYVLSAGYYDAYYLKAQKARTLIRNDFEEAFKQCDLLLTPVAPTAAWKIGEKTDDPLKMYLSDIFTINVNLAGLPAMSLPCGFTKGGLGESPLGEPPLPIGMQLIGNHFKEETIFRAAFAYEQANEWHQRRPAL, from the coding sequence ATGACCCTCCATTCCCTAACACTCCATGAAATTCACGAAAAATTAAGAAAAAGAGAGGTCTCTTCTGTTGAACTGACCCAGGCGGTTTTAAAACAGATCGCCAAGACTGAAGATAAGATCCATGCTTTTATCACCCTGACCGAAGAACTCGCCCTTGCGCAGGCCAAACAGGCGGATGACCTGATTCAAAAGAATAAGGGTGCTTCACCCAATAATTTTGCCCCGCTGACCGGGATCCCGATCGCCCTCAAAGATATTTTTTTGATGAAGGGGACACGGACCACCTGCGGCTCCAGGATTTTGTCGAACTATGTCGCCCCGTACACCGCCACCTCCGTCGACAATTTATTGAAAGATCATGCGGTCATCATCGGCAAACTAAACATGGATGAATTTGCAATGGGTTCTTCCAACGAAACCTCCCACTTCGGGATCTGTCACAACCCGTGGGACCTGAAGAGAATCCCGGGCGGTTCTTCCGGCGGTTCCGCCGCGGCGGTTGCTGCCGGCGACTGTTTTGGGGCGACCGGAACCGATACCGGCGGTTCGATCCGACTCCCTGCCGCCTTTTGTAATCTTGTCGGGATCAAACCGACCTACGGACGGGTCAGCCGTTATGGCGTTATTGCCTTTGCCTCCTCGCTCGATCAGGTCGGGCCATTGGCGAAAGATGTGACCGACTGTGCGATCCTCCTCAAGGCGCTGGCCGGTCATGACCCGCGGGATTCAACGTCGCTGAATCTCCCGGTGCCGGATTATACCGCCTCCCTCACGAAAGATGTCCGGGGGATGACAATCGGGATCCCCAAAGAATATTTTGTGGAGGGACTCGATCCGGAGATTGAAAAGGCGGTCCGGACGGCGATTGATCATTACCAAAAACTGGGGGCCAAAATTATCAAGGTCTCTCTGCCCCATACTACTTGCGCCGTCCCGACTTATTACATCCTCGCCCCCGCAGAGGCCTCTTCGAACCTCGCCCGTTATGACGGGATCCGGTATGGGTTCCGGCACCCCGAGGCCCGTACATTGCTGGAGCTTTATACAAAAAGCCGTACTGAAGGCTTCGGCCCGGAGGTCAAGCGGCGGATCATGCTCGGGACCTACGTCCTCTCCGCCGGCTACTACGACGCCTACTACCTGAAGGCGCAAAAGGCGAGGACGCTGATCCGGAACGATTTTGAAGAGGCGTTCAAGCAGTGCGACCTCCTCCTCACCCCGGTCGCCCCGACCGCCGCCTGGAAGATCGGTGAAAAAACCGACGACCCGCTCAAGATGTACCTCTCCGATATCTTTACGATCAATGTGAACCTTGCCGGTCTTCCGGCGATGAGCCTCCCTTGCGGCTTCACCAAAGGGGGCTTGGGTGAATCACCCTTGGGTGAACCACCCCTGCCGATCGGGATGCAGTTGATCGGCAATCATTTTAAGGAGGAAACTATTTTTCGGGCCGCCTTTGCCTACGAGCAGGCCAACGAATGGCACCAAAGGAGACCGGCACTATGA
- the gatC gene encoding Asp-tRNA(Asn)/Glu-tRNA(Gln) amidotransferase subunit GatC: MKLTADDVQKIATLARLEIKEEEIARTAEQLSNILSHVQQLNTLKTDSIEPTAHAVLVPTPFRGDEVVIDTAKGDSPKELALANAPDREGNLFKVIKVL; encoded by the coding sequence ATGAAACTGACCGCTGACGACGTCCAAAAAATAGCCACCCTCGCCCGACTCGAGATCAAAGAAGAGGAAATCGCCCGGACGGCAGAACAACTCTCCAACATCCTTTCACACGTGCAACAACTCAACACCCTCAAAACCGATTCGATCGAACCGACCGCGCATGCCGTATTAGTGCCAACCCCTTTTCGGGGTGACGAGGTCGTGATCGATACCGCCAAGGGTGATTCACCCAAAGAGCTGGCCCTGGCCAATGCCCCTGACCGTGAAGGGAATCTCTTTAAGGTCATCAAGGTCCTCTAG
- a CDS encoding zf-TFIIB domain-containing protein, whose protein sequence is MTVAKPSQTEEEYFARLEAEKLKKQAAKKKEALSQAEQEKLKKLHWMRCPKCGMELHSMVYKGIVIDKCFHCHGIFLDDGELEKIAGGEGGFVNAVLGLFKTS, encoded by the coding sequence ATGACGGTCGCCAAGCCATCCCAAACCGAGGAGGAATATTTTGCCCGGCTGGAGGCGGAAAAACTTAAAAAACAGGCCGCGAAAAAGAAAGAGGCGCTCTCCCAGGCAGAACAGGAAAAACTGAAAAAACTCCACTGGATGCGTTGCCCCAAATGCGGCATGGAACTCCACAGTATGGTCTACAAGGGGATCGTTATCGACAAATGTTTTCACTGCCATGGGATCTTCCTCGATGATGGCGAATTAGAAAAAATTGCCGGGGGCGAAGGAGGGTTCGTCAATGCCGTCCTTGGCCTCTTCAAGACATCATGA
- a CDS encoding prepilin peptidase, with product MVEFFWIVLITLFAAVLGSFLNVCIYRIPRGQSIVTPRSHCPDCGRFLKFYHNIPIVSYLALKGRCAFCRRPISWRYPFVELLTVGLALLTYERFGLTPSFFLYFFLLVSPLIVISFIDLEHRIIPDIISLPGIPIGVGVSLFLAQGTYLGALKESLLGLSIGGGFLFLVGYFYEKLRGQEGLGGGDVKLAAVLGAFLGWQNILFILPVGALLGFVAALILILFYRKGMKYQIPYGPFLSFAGLLQLYYGRELIDWYLHSLRIG from the coding sequence ATGGTGGAATTTTTTTGGATTGTCTTGATTACCCTCTTTGCCGCGGTCTTGGGGAGTTTTTTGAACGTCTGTATCTACCGGATCCCGAGGGGCCAGTCGATTGTCACCCCCCGTTCCCATTGCCCCGATTGCGGCCGGTTCTTGAAATTTTACCACAACATCCCGATTGTTTCGTATCTCGCCTTAAAGGGGCGTTGCGCCTTCTGCCGACGCCCTATTTCCTGGAGATACCCATTTGTCGAGCTCCTCACTGTCGGCCTGGCCCTACTCACCTACGAACGGTTTGGGCTCACCCCTTCCTTTTTTCTCTATTTTTTCCTGCTTGTCTCTCCCCTGATTGTTATCTCGTTTATTGATCTGGAGCACCGGATCATCCCGGATATTATTTCACTCCCGGGGATCCCGATCGGCGTCGGGGTCAGTCTTTTTCTGGCGCAGGGGACGTATCTTGGGGCGTTGAAGGAATCACTCCTTGGCCTTTCCATCGGAGGCGGTTTCCTCTTCCTCGTCGGGTATTTTTACGAAAAATTAAGGGGGCAAGAGGGGCTGGGGGGAGGGGATGTGAAGTTGGCGGCAGTGCTAGGGGCCTTTTTGGGGTGGCAGAACATCCTTTTCATCCTCCCGGTCGGGGCCTTGCTTGGTTTTGTTGCCGCCTTGATCCTGATCCTCTTTTACCGGAAGGGGATGAAGTACCAGATCCCTTACGGCCCCTTTCTCTCCTTTGCCGGGCTCCTCCAGCTCTATTATGGGAGGGAGCTGATTGACTGGTATCTCCACTCCCTCCGGATCGGTTAA
- a CDS encoding helix-turn-helix transcriptional regulator, translated as MGSKNNHVRNLREAQLMSKAELARKAGISALTIDRVEKGMDCRMDTKRKIILALGYKLSDKDKVFPDD; from the coding sequence ATGGGATCAAAGAATAATCATGTTAGAAACCTTCGAGAGGCTCAGTTGATGAGCAAGGCAGAGCTTGCCCGGAAGGCTGGAATCTCCGCCCTGACGATCGATCGTGTTGAAAAAGGGATGGATTGCCGGATGGATACCAAAAGAAAGATTATCTTGGCCCTCGGTTATAAACTCTCCGATAAAGATAAAGTCTTCCCTGATGATTAG
- the aroC gene encoding chorismate synthase codes for MPLRFLTAGESHGQALVVIVEGLPSGLPIKEEEINLQLARRQMGYGRGGRMKIEQDKAEILAGVRGGKTLGSPIALKINNKDWANWEKIMDVAQDDLGQAKVVHHPRPGHADLAGGIKYDHHDLRNILERASARETAARVAAGAITRKLLAAFEIEIVGHLVNLGGVDGGVDVSTDLSPKEIAKRSEASELRCVDPKAEKEMIGKIDKAKARGDSLGGVFEIIVAGLPVGLGSHVQWDRKLDGRLAQALMSIQAIKGVEIGMGFGTAGHFGSEVHDEIFYDKKNRRFFRKTNNAGGLEGGITNGENLVLRAVMKPLSTLYRPLESVDIMTKEPYQAAVERTDITAVPAAGVIGENVVAFTLAEAFLEKFGGDSLKELQRNFEGYQKQVREF; via the coding sequence ATGCCGCTTCGATTTTTAACAGCCGGTGAGTCTCATGGCCAGGCCTTGGTGGTCATTGTGGAAGGGCTCCCTTCCGGACTCCCGATCAAAGAAGAAGAGATCAACCTTCAGCTCGCCCGACGCCAGATGGGGTACGGTCGCGGCGGACGGATGAAGATCGAACAGGACAAGGCCGAGATTTTAGCCGGCGTTCGCGGCGGGAAGACGCTCGGTTCCCCGATCGCCCTCAAGATCAATAATAAAGATTGGGCCAACTGGGAGAAGATCATGGATGTCGCCCAGGATGATTTGGGGCAGGCGAAGGTGGTGCATCACCCTCGGCCGGGGCATGCCGATCTGGCCGGCGGGATCAAGTATGATCACCACGACCTCCGGAATATCCTGGAGAGGGCCTCCGCCCGGGAAACGGCGGCTCGTGTGGCGGCCGGTGCCATCACCCGTAAACTCCTGGCGGCCTTTGAGATAGAAATTGTCGGGCACCTTGTAAATCTTGGGGGGGTTGACGGGGGGGTGGACGTCTCGACCGATCTCTCCCCCAAAGAGATTGCCAAACGATCGGAGGCGAGCGAGCTCCGTTGTGTCGACCCAAAGGCGGAAAAGGAGATGATCGGTAAGATTGATAAGGCCAAGGCGCGTGGTGATTCACTGGGTGGGGTCTTTGAGATCATTGTGGCAGGACTCCCGGTCGGCCTGGGAAGCCATGTTCAGTGGGATCGGAAACTGGATGGTCGTCTGGCTCAAGCCTTGATGAGTATTCAGGCGATCAAGGGAGTGGAGATCGGGATGGGGTTTGGGACAGCCGGTCATTTTGGGTCAGAGGTCCATGACGAGATTTTTTATGACAAAAAGAATCGCCGGTTCTTTCGCAAAACGAACAACGCTGGCGGCCTGGAAGGGGGGATAACCAACGGGGAGAATCTGGTCCTGCGTGCCGTCATGAAACCGTTATCAACCCTCTACAGACCTCTGGAATCGGTGGATATCATGACCAAAGAGCCTTACCAGGCGGCGGTCGAACGGACCGATATTACCGCCGTTCCGGCGGCGGGGGTCATTGGCGAGAATGTGGTCGCCTTCACGCTGGCCGAGGCCTTTCTCGAAAAATTTGGGGGGGATTCCCTCAAGGAGTTGCAAAGGAATTTTGAGGGATACCAAAAGCAGGTCAGAGAGTTTTAA